The following proteins come from a genomic window of Acinetobacter baumannii:
- a CDS encoding 3-oxoacid CoA-transferase subunit A, with protein MIDKSKSSLSEVLSQIKDGATILIGGFGTAGQPAELIDGLIELGVKDLTIVSNNAGNGDYGLAKLLKAGSIKKVICSFPRQSDSYVFDELYRAGKVELELVPQGNLACRIQAAGMGLGAVFTPTGFGTLLAEGKETRHIDGKDYVLEYPIKADFALIKAYKGDRWGNLVYRKSARNFGPIMAMAADVTIAQVSEVVELGGLDPEHIITPGIFVQHVVQVQPAQ; from the coding sequence ATGATTGACAAAAGTAAGTCCTCACTAAGCGAGGTTTTATCGCAGATTAAAGATGGTGCAACCATTCTGATTGGTGGTTTTGGTACCGCAGGACAACCCGCTGAACTCATTGACGGCCTGATTGAACTTGGCGTTAAGGACCTGACCATTGTGAGCAACAATGCCGGTAATGGGGATTATGGTCTGGCTAAACTGCTCAAAGCCGGTTCTATTAAAAAAGTGATTTGCTCTTTCCCACGTCAGTCGGACTCTTATGTGTTTGATGAACTGTACCGTGCCGGAAAGGTTGAACTTGAACTGGTACCGCAAGGCAATCTGGCGTGCCGTATTCAGGCAGCAGGTATGGGTCTCGGGGCGGTGTTTACCCCAACTGGCTTTGGAACACTTTTAGCCGAAGGCAAAGAAACCCGTCATATTGATGGTAAAGATTATGTGCTTGAGTATCCGATCAAGGCTGACTTTGCCCTGATTAAAGCCTACAAGGGCGACCGCTGGGGCAATCTGGTTTACCGTAAATCTGCACGTAACTTTGGCCCGATCATGGCCATGGCTGCTGATGTCACCATTGCCCAGGTTTCTGAAGTGGTTGAACTGGGTGGATTAGACCCGGAACACATCATTACCCCAGGTATCTTTGTACAGCACGTTGTACAAGTACAGCCCGCACAGTAA
- the eno gene encoding phosphopyruvate hydratase, whose translation MSQIVDIRAREILDSRGNPTIEADVILESGVVGRACAPSGASTGSREALELRDGDKSRYLGKGVRTAVQNVNSSIHELLVGQSVFEQKALDEKMIAFDGTENKSKLGANATLAVSLAAAHAAAAEQKLPLFQYIANLRGQTTLTMPVPMMNILNGGAHADNTVDIQEFMIEPVGFTSFAEALRAGAEVFHSLKSVLKKQGLNTAVGDEGGFAPNLRSNEEAITVILQAIEQTGYKAGSDIMLALDCASSEFYKNGQYILEGEGNKSFTSNQFADYLAGLVKQYPIISIEDGLDESDWEGWSYLTSILGDKIQLVGDDLFVTNPKILQRGIDEKVGNSILIKYNQIGTLTETLDAIYLAKANGYTTVISHRSGETEDSTIADLAVGTAAGQIKTGSLCRSDRVSKYNQLLRIEELTKAVYRGKAEFKGLN comes from the coding sequence ATGAGCCAAATCGTTGACATTCGTGCACGTGAAATTTTGGACTCTCGTGGTAACCCAACCATCGAAGCAGACGTCATCTTAGAATCTGGGGTGGTTGGTCGTGCATGTGCACCATCTGGTGCTTCAACTGGTTCTCGTGAAGCTTTAGAACTTCGTGACGGCGACAAATCTCGTTACTTAGGTAAAGGCGTTCGTACTGCTGTTCAGAATGTAAATAGCTCAATTCATGAATTGCTTGTTGGTCAAAGTGTTTTTGAACAAAAAGCGCTTGATGAAAAAATGATTGCTTTTGATGGCACTGAAAACAAATCTAAATTAGGTGCTAATGCAACTTTGGCGGTATCTTTAGCAGCAGCTCACGCAGCAGCAGCTGAACAAAAACTTCCATTGTTCCAATACATTGCTAACTTACGTGGTCAAACTACTTTGACTATGCCTGTACCAATGATGAACATTTTGAACGGTGGTGCTCACGCAGATAACACTGTTGATATTCAAGAGTTCATGATTGAGCCAGTTGGGTTCACTTCATTCGCTGAAGCATTACGTGCTGGTGCAGAAGTATTCCATTCTTTGAAATCAGTTCTTAAGAAACAAGGTTTGAACACAGCTGTAGGTGATGAAGGTGGTTTTGCGCCTAACCTTCGTTCAAATGAAGAAGCGATTACAGTAATTCTTCAAGCAATTGAGCAAACTGGTTATAAAGCTGGTTCAGATATTATGCTTGCACTTGACTGTGCATCTTCAGAATTCTACAAGAATGGTCAATATATTCTTGAAGGTGAAGGCAACAAGTCTTTTACAAGCAATCAATTTGCTGATTACTTAGCTGGTCTTGTTAAGCAGTATCCAATTATCTCTATTGAAGATGGTTTGGATGAGTCTGACTGGGAAGGCTGGAGTTACTTAACTTCAATTCTTGGTGATAAAATCCAATTGGTTGGTGACGATTTATTCGTAACTAATCCTAAGATTTTACAACGTGGTATTGATGAAAAAGTTGGTAACTCAATTTTGATCAAATATAACCAGATTGGTACATTGACTGAAACTTTAGATGCAATCTACCTTGCTAAAGCAAATGGTTACACTACTGTTATTTCTCACCGTTCTGGTGAAACAGAAGATTCAACTATTGCTGATTTAGCAGTAGGTACAGCAGCAGGTCAAATTAAGACTGGTTCACTTTGCCGTTCTGACCGTGTTTCTAAATATAACCAATTGCTTCGTATTGAAGAGTTAACTAAAGCGGTTTACCGCGGTAAAGCTGAATTCAAAGGTTTAAACTAA
- the ispD gene encoding 2-C-methyl-D-erythritol 4-phosphate cytidylyltransferase gives MRHLHHQTSQTKLWAVIPAAGSGSRFSKTELKQYQYIQDATVIEHTVKRLSQLPLTGYVLAIGKQDTFASTLSFQDKHKAHFCNGGVERVHSVLNALNYLSQIADEDDWVLVHDAARPCVTFECLNTLVKNAIETNQSAILAIPVRDTLKQVNQEQQIDKTVSRELLWQAQTPQIAKIGILKKAIETALKNNLTITDEASALESIGESVQVVMGRSDNIKITYPDDLELARLILQSQN, from the coding sequence ATGAGACACCTCCATCACCAGACATCCCAGACTAAATTATGGGCAGTTATCCCTGCCGCTGGTTCAGGAAGTCGGTTTTCCAAAACTGAATTAAAGCAATACCAATATATTCAAGATGCTACTGTTATAGAACATACGGTTAAGCGTTTAAGTCAGCTTCCGCTGACGGGTTATGTCTTGGCAATTGGAAAACAGGATACTTTTGCCTCAACTTTATCTTTTCAAGATAAGCATAAAGCGCATTTTTGTAATGGTGGCGTTGAACGTGTGCATTCGGTATTAAATGCGCTGAATTATCTATCACAGATTGCGGATGAGGATGATTGGGTATTAGTACATGATGCAGCAAGGCCTTGCGTGACTTTCGAATGCTTGAATACTCTTGTTAAAAATGCAATTGAGACTAACCAGAGTGCTATTTTGGCAATTCCGGTACGCGATACGCTAAAACAAGTGAATCAGGAACAGCAAATTGACAAAACAGTGAGTCGAGAGCTGTTGTGGCAAGCTCAAACTCCTCAAATTGCTAAAATTGGAATTCTTAAAAAAGCGATAGAAACAGCGCTAAAAAATAATTTGACTATTACTGATGAGGCGAGTGCACTTGAATCTATAGGAGAGAGTGTACAGGTGGTCATGGGGCGTTCTGATAATATAAAAATTACTTACCCCGATGATTTAGAACTTGCTCGCTTGATTTTACAATCACAAAATTAA
- a CDS encoding DUF421 domain-containing protein, translated as MDLSNILIGDTTWSFVLEILVRCTIMFIIIISFLRLSGKRGIRQLSLFELAIILCLGSAAGDPMFTKDLPIAHALIAFIAILSLYRLVTWGMVKHKKIEDLLEGKALCVVKEGLLVYKDFQKQTYSHDEFFSEMRQQNVEHLGQVRTALLESDGILSLLYYEDEDVKWGLPLFPDAYRKAEVLKINTFYSCMKCGETKILNKLDQECSRCHHHSWAESLKTRRLG; from the coding sequence ATGGATCTTTCTAATATTCTTATAGGTGACACAACGTGGTCCTTTGTTTTAGAAATTTTGGTCCGTTGTACCATCATGTTTATCATTATCATTAGTTTTCTAAGGCTATCTGGTAAACGTGGTATTCGGCAACTCTCCTTATTTGAACTTGCCATTATTTTATGTTTAGGTTCTGCTGCTGGCGATCCTATGTTTACTAAAGATTTACCGATTGCCCATGCATTGATAGCTTTTATCGCTATTCTTTCTCTATATCGTCTTGTCACTTGGGGTATGGTAAAACATAAAAAAATTGAAGACTTATTAGAAGGAAAAGCGCTCTGTGTCGTTAAAGAAGGCCTTTTAGTCTACAAAGATTTCCAAAAACAGACCTATTCTCATGATGAGTTTTTTTCGGAAATGCGCCAACAAAACGTTGAACATTTAGGCCAAGTCAGAACAGCCCTACTTGAATCGGATGGTATTCTGAGCTTGCTTTATTATGAAGATGAAGATGTCAAATGGGGACTTCCCTTATTCCCTGATGCTTATCGTAAAGCAGAAGTTCTTAAAATTAATACTTTTTATTCCTGTATGAAATGTGGCGAAACTAAAATTTTAAATAAGCTAGATCAAGAATGCTCTCGTTGTCATCACCACAGTTGGGCTGAATCTTTAAAAACCCGGCGCTTAGGGTAA
- a CDS encoding CTP synthase, with product MTHFIFVTGGVVSSLGKGISAASVAALLEARGLKVTMVKMDPYINVDPGTMSPFQHGEVFVTEDGAETDLDLGYYERFLRRAKMTKLNNFTSGRVYQDVLNKERRGDYLGGTVQVIPHITDNIKERVLRAGEGYDVAIVEIGGTVGDIESLPFMESVRQLMVELGHKRTMLMHLTLLPYIKSAAELKTKPTQHSVKELLSIGIQPDILICRTEYDVDADTKRKIALFTNVEARAVVVCKDAKTIYQIPRGFYEQNVDDLICERFGFTDLPEADLTDWDNVVEALLNPEYTVRVAMVGKYVELPDAYKSVNEALLHAGIKNRVKVQIDYVNAEELESQDVSILKTADAILVPGGFGERGTEGKMKAIQYARENSIPFLGICLGMQLAVIEYARHVAGMPEASSTEFNRSTKYPLIGLITEWLDERGELQQRSLESDLGGTMRLGAQKSELVEGTKTREVYGKAEITERHRHRYEMNNRFIEAIEQAGMKISGYSSAQHLVETVEIPEHPWFIAVQFHPEFTSSPRDGHPLFASFIDAAKTQHQKSK from the coding sequence ATGACCCATTTTATTTTTGTCACTGGTGGTGTGGTTTCATCGCTAGGTAAAGGTATTTCTGCTGCTTCTGTTGCTGCACTTTTGGAAGCTCGTGGCTTAAAAGTCACAATGGTTAAAATGGATCCTTATATTAATGTCGATCCAGGGACAATGAGCCCATTCCAGCATGGTGAAGTTTTTGTTACCGAAGATGGTGCAGAAACAGATCTGGATCTGGGTTATTACGAACGTTTCTTACGTCGCGCGAAAATGACCAAACTAAACAACTTTACGAGTGGTCGTGTATATCAAGACGTTTTAAATAAAGAGCGTCGTGGTGATTACTTAGGTGGTACAGTTCAGGTTATTCCTCATATTACCGACAATATTAAAGAACGTGTACTCCGCGCGGGCGAAGGTTATGATGTTGCTATTGTAGAGATCGGTGGTACCGTAGGTGATATCGAATCTTTACCGTTTATGGAGTCGGTTCGTCAGTTAATGGTTGAGCTGGGTCATAAACGTACCATGCTTATGCATTTAACTTTGTTGCCATATATTAAGTCAGCAGCGGAGTTAAAAACAAAACCAACTCAGCACTCTGTAAAAGAGTTACTTTCAATCGGTATTCAGCCAGATATTCTTATCTGTCGTACTGAGTATGATGTTGATGCTGACACTAAACGTAAGATCGCGTTATTCACGAACGTAGAAGCTCGTGCGGTTGTCGTGTGTAAAGATGCGAAAACGATCTATCAAATTCCACGTGGCTTCTATGAGCAAAATGTAGATGACCTGATTTGTGAACGTTTTGGTTTTACTGATTTGCCGGAAGCTGACTTAACTGATTGGGATAATGTTGTAGAAGCATTACTTAACCCAGAATATACAGTACGTGTAGCAATGGTCGGTAAGTATGTTGAATTACCGGATGCTTATAAGTCCGTAAACGAAGCATTGTTACATGCTGGTATTAAAAATCGCGTAAAAGTACAAATTGATTATGTCAATGCTGAAGAGCTTGAAAGTCAAGATGTTTCTATTTTGAAAACAGCTGATGCGATTTTAGTTCCTGGTGGTTTTGGTGAGCGTGGTACTGAAGGCAAAATGAAAGCTATTCAATACGCACGTGAAAATAGTATTCCTTTCTTGGGAATCTGTTTGGGTATGCAGTTGGCTGTTATTGAATATGCTCGCCATGTTGCAGGTATGCCAGAAGCTTCTTCTACAGAATTTAACCGTTCTACAAAATATCCATTGATTGGTTTAATTACCGAATGGTTAGATGAGCGCGGTGAATTACAACAGCGTAGCCTTGAGTCTGACTTAGGCGGAACAATGCGTTTAGGTGCACAAAAATCAGAATTGGTTGAAGGCACAAAAACTCGTGAAGTTTACGGAAAAGCTGAGATTACCGAACGTCATCGTCACCGTTATGAAATGAATAATCGTTTCATTGAAGCGATTGAACAAGCGGGCATGAAGATTTCTGGTTATTCTTCAGCGCAACATTTAGTTGAAACTGTAGAAATTCCTGAACATCCTTGGTTTATTGCTGTACAATTCCACCCGGAATTTACAAGTTCACCACGTGATGGACATCCATTATTTGCTAGTTTTATTGACGCTGCAAAAACACAGCATCAAAAAAGTAAGTAA
- the ftsB gene encoding cell division protein FtsB, whose protein sequence is MLEVFRSTSSKLILLLVIVLVAILQYQFWLGEGGYFPHQALMQQIQQQAEVNDELKERNRILAAEVFDLKNGTEAIEEHARLDLGLVKPHETFVQMSTISTHYKPIYIDPNAKVDLETNETPPSPDIPD, encoded by the coding sequence ATGTTAGAAGTATTTCGTTCCACTTCAAGCAAACTTATATTGCTACTGGTTATTGTTTTAGTGGCTATATTGCAATATCAGTTTTGGTTAGGTGAGGGTGGTTATTTTCCTCATCAAGCGCTTATGCAGCAGATTCAACAACAAGCCGAAGTAAATGACGAGCTTAAAGAGCGAAACCGTATTTTGGCAGCTGAAGTTTTCGACCTAAAGAATGGTACGGAGGCGATAGAAGAGCATGCTCGCCTAGATCTAGGTTTGGTTAAGCCACATGAGACATTTGTTCAAATGAGTACAATTAGTACCCATTACAAACCTATTTATATTGACCCGAACGCTAAAGTAGATTTGGAAACTAATGAGACACCTCCATCACCAGACATCCCAGACTAA
- a CDS encoding 3-carboxy-cis,cis-muconate cycloisomerase yields MSQLYASLFYQKDVTEIFSDSSLITYMIQVEVALAQAQAQVGVIPQNAANTIAQVAEQALEKFDFSALAVATGLAGNIAIPFVKQLTAIVKDTDEDASRYVHWGATSQDILDTACILQCRDALNIVEGQLQQCYTTALQQAKQYRHQVMIGRTWLQQALPITLGHKLARWASAFKRDLDRIQAMKSRVLTAQLGGAVGSLASLQDQGSLVVSAFAKQLNLTVPTSTWHGERDRIVEIASVLGMIVGNTGKMARDWSLMMQTEIAELFEPTAKGRGGSSTMPHKRNPVAAASVLAAANRVPALMSSIYQSMVQEHERSLGAWHAEWLAIPEIFQLCAGSLSRTGEVLQGFEVNAEHMQQNLECTNGLIMAEAVMMALAPKIGRLNAHHLVEAACKTAVAQNLHLFDVVSQLDEVKGQFSQPEIQDIFKPKNYLGNIQQQIDAVLQEAQGESK; encoded by the coding sequence ATGAGCCAGTTATATGCCAGCTTGTTTTACCAAAAAGACGTCACTGAAATCTTTAGTGATTCATCTTTAATCACCTACATGATTCAGGTTGAAGTTGCGTTAGCCCAAGCGCAGGCACAAGTTGGCGTGATTCCTCAAAATGCAGCAAATACCATTGCCCAAGTAGCTGAACAGGCGTTAGAAAAGTTTGACTTTTCGGCTTTGGCGGTAGCAACTGGCTTAGCTGGGAATATCGCAATTCCATTTGTAAAACAGCTTACGGCAATTGTTAAAGATACTGATGAAGATGCTTCGCGTTATGTGCATTGGGGAGCAACCAGTCAGGATATTTTAGACACAGCTTGTATTTTGCAATGCCGTGATGCGTTGAATATTGTGGAAGGTCAACTTCAACAGTGCTACACCACAGCATTACAACAAGCTAAACAATATCGCCATCAAGTCATGATTGGGCGTACATGGTTACAGCAAGCTTTACCTATTACTTTAGGGCATAAGCTTGCTCGTTGGGCTTCTGCATTTAAACGTGATTTAGATCGTATACAAGCTATGAAGTCACGTGTGCTCACTGCTCAGTTAGGCGGTGCTGTGGGTTCGTTGGCTTCATTGCAAGACCAAGGTTCGCTTGTGGTCAGCGCATTTGCGAAGCAACTGAATCTGACTGTACCAACAAGTACATGGCATGGTGAGCGTGATCGTATTGTAGAAATTGCAAGTGTGCTTGGCATGATTGTCGGGAATACGGGCAAGATGGCACGGGATTGGTCACTCATGATGCAAACTGAAATTGCAGAGTTGTTTGAGCCAACCGCAAAGGGTCGTGGTGGTTCATCGACCATGCCTCATAAGCGTAATCCAGTTGCGGCAGCATCCGTATTGGCCGCGGCGAATCGTGTACCAGCACTGATGTCTAGCATTTATCAAAGTATGGTGCAGGAACATGAGCGTAGCTTAGGCGCATGGCATGCAGAATGGTTAGCAATCCCTGAAATTTTTCAGCTTTGTGCTGGATCATTAAGCCGTACTGGCGAAGTTCTACAAGGTTTCGAAGTGAATGCTGAACATATGCAACAGAATCTTGAGTGTACGAATGGATTGATTATGGCAGAAGCTGTGATGATGGCACTTGCTCCTAAAATTGGTCGTTTAAATGCTCATCATTTAGTTGAAGCTGCATGTAAAACAGCAGTAGCACAAAACCTGCATTTGTTTGATGTTGTTAGCCAATTAGACGAAGTGAAAGGGCAGTTTAGCCAACCAGAAATACAAGATATTTTTAAACCAAAAAACTATTTAGGCAATATTCAGCAACAGATTGATGCAGTTTTGCAAGAAGCACAAGGAGAGTCAAAGTGA
- a CDS encoding metal-dependent hydrolase: MKTALNRTPASFPVRRMDYNFEDTPRYWCNHEPSLTHYFTGLSTLFPEGESYFVRSVRALRAKAKENEILDREIGAFIGQEAMHSKEHHAFHVSAQQYGLNPESLEKATGIVLKAIEKVFSKKWNLLVTVGLEHYTAVLVVSMMQSVNELMTDNTIRNLWLWHSVEETEHKAVAFDLYQHLYGNGLDAYIPRVGIFTFSLVLITAFSTIYHIVLMKRDKQLTNFKTWRNFFKFASKQYKVLIPKFLEYYRFDFHPNQTDEKALVAATKVKLGINDRSLLLS, encoded by the coding sequence ATGAAAACAGCTTTAAACCGTACACCAGCCTCTTTTCCTGTCCGCCGCATGGACTACAATTTTGAAGATACTCCGCGCTATTGGTGCAATCATGAGCCTTCTCTCACCCACTATTTCACGGGGCTTTCGACTTTATTTCCTGAAGGTGAATCATACTTTGTTAGATCTGTCCGTGCTTTACGAGCTAAAGCTAAAGAGAATGAAATTCTAGACAGAGAAATAGGCGCATTTATTGGTCAAGAAGCAATGCATTCTAAAGAACATCATGCTTTCCATGTCAGTGCACAACAATATGGTTTAAACCCAGAATCACTAGAGAAAGCTACAGGTATTGTTCTTAAAGCTATTGAGAAAGTTTTTAGTAAAAAATGGAATTTATTGGTAACTGTTGGATTAGAACACTATACAGCTGTTCTGGTAGTCAGCATGATGCAATCCGTAAATGAGCTTATGACCGACAACACTATTCGCAACCTATGGTTATGGCACAGTGTAGAAGAAACCGAGCATAAAGCTGTTGCATTCGATTTATATCAACATCTATATGGCAACGGATTAGATGCATATATTCCACGTGTTGGAATTTTTACATTCAGTTTAGTTTTGATTACAGCCTTTTCAACTATTTACCATATTGTTTTAATGAAACGAGATAAGCAACTGACCAATTTCAAAACTTGGCGCAACTTTTTTAAGTTTGCGAGCAAACAATATAAAGTGTTGATTCCTAAATTTCTTGAATACTACCGTTTTGATTTTCACCCTAATCAAACAGATGAAAAAGCTTTAGTTGCCGCTACAAAAGTAAAACTTGGAATAAATGATAGATCACTCCTCTTATCTTAA
- a CDS encoding 3-oxoacid CoA-transferase subunit B translates to MSYQKLSRDQIAKRVAQDIPDGAYVNLGIGLPTKIASYLPADKDVFLHSENGLLAFGPPPAAGEEDPELINAGKEFVTMLEGGSFFHHGDSFAMMRGGHLDIAVLGAFQVAANGDLANWHTGAPDAIPAVGGAMDLAVGAKKVFITTDHVTKQGEPKIVAELTYPVTGKHCVDRIYTDLCVIDVTKDGLKVIEKVEGLSFDELQALTGATLIDATQG, encoded by the coding sequence ATGAGCTACCAGAAACTCAGCCGTGACCAGATTGCAAAGCGTGTGGCACAAGATATTCCCGATGGCGCCTATGTGAACTTGGGTATTGGCTTACCGACCAAGATTGCCAGCTACTTACCTGCTGACAAAGATGTCTTCCTACATTCTGAAAATGGCCTGTTGGCTTTTGGCCCACCACCAGCTGCAGGTGAAGAAGACCCTGAACTGATTAATGCGGGTAAAGAGTTTGTGACCATGCTTGAAGGCGGCAGCTTTTTCCACCATGGCGATTCATTTGCGATGATGCGTGGTGGTCATCTTGATATTGCAGTGCTTGGGGCATTTCAGGTTGCTGCGAATGGTGACTTGGCCAACTGGCACACGGGTGCACCAGATGCAATTCCTGCTGTTGGTGGTGCGATGGATTTGGCGGTTGGTGCCAAGAAAGTATTTATCACTACAGACCACGTCACCAAGCAAGGTGAACCGAAGATTGTGGCTGAGCTAACTTATCCGGTAACGGGTAAGCACTGTGTGGATCGTATTTACACTGACCTGTGTGTGATTGATGTGACCAAAGATGGTTTAAAGGTGATTGAGAAAGTTGAAGGTCTTAGCTTTGATGAGTTACAGGCTTTAACGGGTGCAACTTTGATTGATGCGACTCAAGGGTAA
- the kdsA gene encoding 3-deoxy-8-phosphooctulonate synthase — MSQLKPQEVVRLGDIQMANHLPFVLFGGMNVLESKDLAFEIAETYIDICKRLDIPYVFKASFDKANRSSLHSFRGPGLEKGIEWLGDIKKHFNVPIITDVHEPYQAAPVAEVADIIQLPAFLSRQTDLVEAMAKTQAIINIKKAQFLAPHEMRHILHKCLEAGNDKLILCERGSAFGYNNLVVDMLGFDIMKEMNVPVFFDVTHALQTPGGRSDSAGGRRAQITTLARAGMATGLAGLFLESHPDPDKAKCDGPSALRLSQLEPFLAQLKELDTLVKGFKKLDTH, encoded by the coding sequence ATGTCACAATTAAAACCACAAGAAGTTGTACGTTTAGGCGATATACAAATGGCAAATCATTTGCCATTTGTATTATTTGGCGGAATGAACGTACTCGAGTCAAAAGATTTAGCTTTTGAAATTGCTGAAACTTATATTGATATTTGTAAACGCCTGGATATTCCTTATGTATTTAAGGCGAGTTTTGATAAAGCAAACCGTTCTAGTTTGCATTCATTCCGTGGTCCTGGACTTGAAAAAGGTATTGAATGGTTAGGCGACATTAAAAAACATTTTAATGTACCAATTATTACCGACGTTCACGAACCATATCAGGCAGCGCCAGTTGCCGAAGTCGCTGATATTATCCAGCTTCCTGCTTTCTTAAGCCGTCAAACTGATCTTGTTGAAGCAATGGCGAAAACCCAAGCTATTATCAACATTAAAAAAGCACAGTTCTTGGCTCCTCATGAAATGCGCCATATTTTGCATAAATGTTTAGAAGCGGGAAATGACAAACTTATTCTTTGTGAGCGTGGCTCAGCATTTGGCTATAACAATTTAGTTGTAGACATGCTTGGCTTTGACATCATGAAAGAAATGAATGTACCTGTATTCTTTGACGTGACTCATGCTTTACAAACTCCAGGTGGTCGTTCAGATTCAGCTGGTGGCCGCCGTGCTCAAATTACAACTTTAGCGCGCGCAGGTATGGCAACAGGTTTAGCGGGATTATTCCTAGAGTCTCATCCAGATCCAGATAAAGCGAAATGTGATGGACCATCTGCATTGCGCTTGTCACAGCTTGAGCCATTCTTGGCACAACTAAAAGAATTGGATACTTTAGTTAAAGGATTCAAAAAGTTAGATACTCATTGA
- the pcaF gene encoding 3-oxoadipyl-CoA thiolase produces the protein MTLKNAYIIDAIRTPFGRYAGGLAPVRADDLGAVPIKALMQRNPNVDWEQVDDVIYGCANQAGEDNRNVGRMSALLAGLPYQVPATTINRLCGSSLDAIAIAARAIKAGEANLVIAGGVESMSRAPYVMGKSDCAFGRSQKIEDTTMGWRFINPKLKELYGVDTMPQTAENVAEQFNVNRADQDQFALVSQQRTASAQAKGFFSKEIVAVEIPQRKGDAVVIDTDEHPRASTTLEGLSKLKPVVKADGTVTAGNASGINDGAAALLIASDDAVQAYNLKPRAKIIASTAVGVEPRIMGFAPAPAIKKLLKQANLTLDQMDVIELNEAFAAQALAVTRDLGLPDNSDKVNPNGGAIALGHPLGASGARLVTTALNQLEQTGGRYALCSMCIGVGQGIALIIERV, from the coding sequence ATGACATTAAAAAACGCTTATATCATCGATGCCATCCGTACTCCATTTGGCCGTTACGCCGGTGGCCTTGCACCCGTCCGTGCCGATGACCTTGGCGCTGTGCCGATTAAAGCACTCATGCAGCGTAACCCAAATGTAGACTGGGAACAGGTCGATGATGTGATTTATGGCTGTGCGAATCAAGCCGGTGAAGATAACCGTAACGTCGGCCGTATGTCAGCATTACTTGCTGGTTTACCTTATCAAGTGCCAGCAACCACCATTAACCGTTTATGCGGTTCATCACTCGATGCCATTGCCATTGCTGCCCGTGCTATTAAAGCAGGTGAAGCGAATCTGGTGATTGCTGGTGGTGTGGAAAGCATGAGCCGTGCACCTTATGTAATGGGTAAGTCTGACTGTGCCTTTGGCCGTAGCCAGAAGATTGAAGACACCACCATGGGCTGGCGTTTCATTAACCCTAAACTTAAAGAATTGTATGGTGTAGACACCATGCCCCAGACTGCCGAAAACGTCGCTGAACAGTTCAACGTGAATCGTGCAGATCAGGACCAGTTTGCCTTGGTGAGCCAACAACGCACCGCAAGCGCGCAAGCCAAAGGCTTTTTTTCTAAAGAAATCGTGGCAGTTGAAATCCCTCAGCGTAAGGGTGATGCGGTGGTGATTGATACCGATGAGCATCCTCGTGCATCAACCACACTTGAAGGTTTAAGCAAACTTAAACCTGTGGTTAAAGCAGATGGCACAGTTACTGCGGGGAATGCTTCAGGCATTAACGATGGTGCAGCGGCTCTGCTGATAGCTTCTGATGATGCAGTTCAGGCTTACAACCTAAAACCACGTGCCAAGATCATTGCTTCGACAGCTGTAGGTGTAGAACCACGCATTATGGGTTTTGCTCCAGCACCAGCCATTAAAAAATTACTTAAACAAGCCAACCTGACTTTAGATCAGATGGATGTAATTGAGCTCAATGAAGCCTTTGCTGCACAGGCTTTGGCAGTGACCCGTGATTTAGGCTTACCAGACAACTCTGACAAGGTAAACCCAAATGGTGGTGCCATTGCTTTAGGTCATCCACTTGGTGCATCAGGTGCACGTCTTGTGACGACAGCTTTAAACCAGCTTGAACAAACAGGTGGCCGTTATGCCTTGTGTTCAATGTGTATTGGGGTAGGTCAAGGTATCGCATTGATTATTGAGAGAGTCTAA